One genomic window of Bactrocera dorsalis isolate Fly_Bdor chromosome 4, ASM2337382v1, whole genome shotgun sequence includes the following:
- the LOC105231354 gene encoding protamine — MSRCMRPGPITSNGYLNFLREFRKKCCGMSAVETVRQGAKAWNRLSCSQKAKYRKMACRRPRRKRRRSCRPKRRRRSCRPKRRKRRSCRPKRRKRSGCRRRPKRRRSCRRRSRPRRRRCGRRRKRCMKPGPVTANAYLNFLRAYRRRHCGLSPQETVQKGARRWCKLSPECKRRYMRQACKMSKSKRKKRSAICRSMRKKRRC, encoded by the exons ATGAGTCGCTGTATGCGACCGGGCCCTATCACTAGCAATGGTTACTTAAATTTTCTGCGCGAATTCAGAAAGAAATGCTGTGGTATGTCGGCAGTGGAGACAGTGCGACAAGGGGCGAAGGCTTGGAATCGACTCTCCTGCTCACAGAAAGCCAAATATCGGAAaatg GCTTGCAGAAGACCTCGGCGCAAGAGGCGTCGCAGCTGTCGTCCTAAGCGCAGACGCCGCTCATGTCGGCCCAAACGACGAAAGCGCCGTAGTTGTCGGCCGAAGAGACGTAAACGTTCTGGCTGCCGCAGACGACCAAAGCGTCGTCGTAGTTGTCGTCGTCGATCGCGACCACGCAGACGTAGATGTGGTAGAAGACGCAAACGTTGCATGAAACCTGGTCCAGTGACAGCGAATGCTTATTTGAATTTCTTACGCGCCTACAGACGTAGACATTGTGGACTCAGCCCTCAGGAGACGGTGCAAAAGGGTGCACGCAGATGGTGTAAATTGTCGCCGGAATGTAAACGGCGTTACATGCGACAG GCTTGTAAAATGTCGAAGAGCAAGCGTAAGAAGAGGAGCGCCATTTGCCGCTCGATGCGAAAGAAGAGGCGGTGTTAA